Proteins from a genomic interval of Quercus robur chromosome 9, dhQueRobu3.1, whole genome shotgun sequence:
- the LOC126698220 gene encoding uncharacterized protein LOC126698220: MEMANKVASTVLKATNNNTVINTFLVGSFVALSVRSVNQQREIEAMEAEKDSLTKSNKAMKKSMWDWKQKLYAEASTDSALVPLARLKAIYGEVPAPKISDSPKEDAKSSASKFVV; the protein is encoded by the exons atggAAATGGCGAACAAAGTGGCGAGCACAGTTTTGAAAGCGACGAACAACAACACAGTGATCAACACATTTTTAGTGGGGTCGTTCGTAGCGCTTAGCGTGAGATCGGTAAATCAGCAGAGGGAGATCGAAGCAATGGAGGCGGAGAAGGATTCGCTCACCAAATCCAACAAGGCCATGAAGAAGTCCATGTGGGATTGGAAGCAAAAGCTTTACGCCGAAGCCTCCACTGACTCTGCTCTCGTTCCGCTCGCTAGACTCAAAGCCATCTATGGCGAAGTCCCAGCTCCCAAAATCA GCGATTCACCGAAGGAAGATGCAAAATCATCTGCCTCCAAATTTGTAGTGTGA